In one Lathyrus oleraceus cultivar Zhongwan6 unplaced genomic scaffold, CAAS_Psat_ZW6_1.0 chrUn0616, whole genome shotgun sequence genomic region, the following are encoded:
- the LOC127114585 gene encoding secreted RxLR effector protein 161-like, with protein sequence MDSCKVMSTPMGSGSYVDQYESGVSVDITKYQGMVGSLLYLTASRPDIMFSVCLCARFQANPKESHITVVKRIMKYLKGTTNVGIWYPKGSICKLVGYSDADYAGSKTDQKSTSGTCHILGNALVSWACKKQACIALSTSEAEYIAAGVLCQHGEEKGKLTYVMKGVPISLRASGISAILEIPTGGHNLLGQRLCGKTIANMLSTIV encoded by the exons ATGGATAGTTGCAAGGTAATGTCTACTCCAATGGGATCCGGATCTTATGTTGATCAATATGAATCAGGTGTTTCGGTTGACATAACAAAGTATCAAGGTATGGTTGGTTCCTTACTttatttgacggcaagccgtcctgatATTATGTTCAGTGTGTGTCTTTGTGCTCGTTTTCAAGCCAATCCAAAAGAATCACATATTACCGTTGTTAAGAggatcatgaagtatctcaagGGAACAACAAATGTCGGCatatggtatcctaaaggtagtatTTGCAAATTAGTTGGTTATTCTGACGCTGATTATGCAGGAAGTAAAACTGATCAAAAAAGTACTAGTGGTACATGTCACATCCTTGGAAATGCATTAGTATCGTGGGCTTGCAAGAAACAAGCTTGTATTGCTCTAAGCACTTCCGAAGCGGAATACATAGCAGCAG GTGTTCTATGCCAACATGGTGAAGAGAAGGGGAAGCTCACATATGTGATGAAGGGGGTTCCAATCTCCTTAAGAGCTTCTGGTATAAGTGCTATTCTTGAAATTCCTACTGGTGGTCACAATTTGTTGGGACAAAGGCTTTGTGGGAAGACTATAGCAAACATGCTTTCTACTATAGTTTGA